One region of Qipengyuania sp. SS22 genomic DNA includes:
- a CDS encoding potassium/proton antiporter, which translates to MPPMLGSHEKMPTLSPEIALLVLGGLLLATVFAGTLSSRFGLPALIGFLCLGMLVGVDGPGGIAFDDYLLTQGVGIACLIFILFSGGLDTDWRDFRRVASPALLLATLGVLISAGTIALSSVLILGFTPFQGFLLGAIVASTDAAAVFAILRSTGLALHGDVRALIEVESGSNDPMAIFLVGAALLFMTVPGASPFSIVPDFAAQMPIGAGIGLGIGYLLPEVLKRSQYRHGGLAFVISIAGALISYGLAEVLGGNGFLAAYIAGLTAGNRVYRARHIVSTFQDGMAWLSQVVMFLTLGLLITPSNLIDVIIPGLAITFILMVVARPISVFICLLPFRRFDWREKLFVSWAGLRGAVPIVLATFPMVAGIPSAFAIFNIVFFVVLLSSVIQGPTMNWMAKRLRLTTEKAQPDEAHAALAEDGVERDPH; encoded by the coding sequence ATGCCGCCGATGCTGGGCTCTCATGAGAAGATGCCAACGCTAAGTCCTGAAATTGCCCTTCTGGTCCTAGGCGGCCTTCTTTTGGCCACGGTATTTGCGGGGACGCTCTCGAGCCGGTTCGGCCTGCCGGCGCTGATCGGTTTCCTCTGCCTCGGCATGCTCGTGGGCGTGGATGGTCCGGGAGGGATTGCCTTCGACGATTATCTTCTGACGCAGGGCGTCGGCATTGCCTGCCTGATATTCATTCTGTTTTCAGGAGGTCTCGATACCGATTGGCGCGACTTTCGCCGTGTCGCTTCGCCGGCATTGCTGCTCGCAACGCTCGGTGTCCTGATCAGCGCCGGGACTATTGCTCTCTCATCGGTCCTTATCCTCGGGTTCACCCCTTTTCAGGGCTTCCTGCTTGGGGCGATCGTGGCCTCGACAGATGCCGCAGCCGTGTTCGCCATCCTGCGGTCCACCGGGCTCGCCCTTCATGGCGACGTAAGAGCCCTGATCGAGGTCGAGTCCGGCTCCAACGATCCGATGGCCATCTTCCTGGTCGGAGCGGCGCTATTGTTCATGACCGTTCCCGGTGCGTCTCCATTTTCGATCGTGCCAGACTTCGCCGCGCAGATGCCGATAGGCGCCGGTATCGGGCTAGGGATAGGATATTTGTTGCCCGAAGTGCTCAAGCGCAGCCAGTATCGGCATGGCGGTTTGGCTTTCGTCATCTCGATTGCGGGGGCACTCATTTCCTATGGCCTTGCCGAAGTGCTCGGCGGGAACGGCTTTCTGGCGGCCTATATTGCGGGTCTGACCGCCGGCAATCGTGTCTATAGGGCACGCCATATTGTCTCGACATTCCAGGATGGAATGGCGTGGCTTTCTCAGGTCGTGATGTTCCTGACACTCGGACTACTCATCACTCCGTCGAACCTCATCGATGTGATCATACCGGGCCTGGCGATTACCTTCATTCTGATGGTCGTCGCTCGCCCGATCAGCGTGTTTATCTGCCTTCTTCCGTTCCGCAGGTTCGACTGGCGCGAGAAACTGTTCGTTTCGTGGGCGGGGTTGCGCGGGGCCGTGCCGATCGTGCTGGCAACGTTTCCGATGGTGGCCGGCATCCCCAGCGCTTTTGCAATCTTCAACATCGTCTTCTTCGTCGTGTTGCTATCGAGCGTAATTCAAGGACCGACAATGAACTGGATGGCGAAGCGGCTGCGCCTTACAACAGAAAAAGCACAGCCCGATGAGGCGCATGCCGCCCTTGCGGAAGACGGCGTGGAGCGAGACCCGCATTGA